CCTTGCTGCGCTCCGCGCTGGCACCTCCTGCCCGCAGCGACGGGGCTGTGCTGGGCGGGAGTGCACGCACGGGGAAGGCTCCAGCGTGCTCCTGCTGTGTGTTTACTCCCTGTGGAAAGGACGGGAAGGAAACAGCCTCACGGCTGCTCTGGCCCCTTATCTGGGGCCCTCGCCGGCCCTGTGAGTCTCATTGTTAGCGGCCGCGTTCTCCAGGCCGCGTTCCCAGGGGATGTGCGGAGGTGGAGACCCGGCGCTggctgccctggccctgcctggcAGCCGTGCAGGGCCGGAGGAATCTGCTGCCCTTGCTGCCTCTCTCCTACATGCCTTCCCGCGGAGGCGAGCCCTGCCGTTCCCTGCCCGCTGCTTAGTACCGAGGCCATTTGCGTACAAATGAGACTGTTCACAGGATCTGGGAGAGCCGAGAAGCGAAGCCACATCTGACTGAAGGCAGTACGCTGGTGTCGTGTCCTCATGCGTCCCCCCAAAAGCTGCCTCTTCCACGTGGAGAGCTAGAGATGGTCGAGGAGAAGCTGGGGAGCCGTTAGGCAGACAAGCAGCGTAGCTGTATGGGCGGTTGTGTCACAGGTGGAGGATTCCTTCTCTGCGTGGCGGTGTCCCCGTCTCCTAAAGGCCTTGGCAAAATACTGCTCTGGAAACGAGCACTCCCAAATCGGAACAAGCCAACGCGGCTTCTGGCTGAGGTTTCGAACGCTCCCATAGAGGATCTGCCTGGTAGGACTGTCCCGACCTGCTGGAGGAGCCTGCTCTTGGGATAAGGCGAGGAGCTCTGTCCCCTCTAGGGGAGAGGGACCAGGCTGGCTGGGCAGTCTGCCCCCAGCACCCTGATGGCTGGATCTCCTGGGCGTGAGGGCGCTTCCAGCGCAGCCTCTTCCCGGTGAATCTCCGGGGCCTGCGGACCTGCTCCCGTGTCAGCGTGGGCTGTCGCTGAGCTTCAGTGAGTCCCTGAAGGCTGGGGAGCTGCATCCCTGCTCTGCTGGGCGGATGCCTATCGAAGGTGGGGAGCGTTTGACTCAGGGGTGAGAGCTGGGATGTGTCAGCACTCTCGGGGTGGCACCGAACCTCCCCGGCACAGAGGATCTCTGGGAATCTGCGAGGCAGGTGAGAACTTGGAGCAGCGAGGGTCAGAGCTGACCTTGCATTTCCATACAAGGCTCGGGGAGACGGAAGAAGCCTTGAGGCACAGCCCACTGCgaggtgggaggaaggggaagctgTGTGCCTGAGCCAGGAGCCTCCGAAAGCTTGGGCACCTGTGCCAGGAGGTGGTGGGCCGTCTTCCCTTGCGGGGCGGGCTGGGCCGTTGAGCATCCCAACCCACGCGGGGTGCTGGGAGCCCGAGCAAACTGGGGTGGGTGCGCAAGTGCCACGGCCTCGTCTCTGCTGGGCACAGCGTGGGCACGAGTagggctggattttttttaatcgaTGAAGGCAGATTACAGGGTGGAGGCGACCAGATGTTCACACGCGCTGCAGGCAGCCTCccaagcaaagggaaaaaatcctCCCCGCTCGGCTGGGCTTGGTGCCTGATGAAAGCCAAGGCAGAGCGGTGGTGTGCCGCGCGCGCCCGGGGAAGCACTAGAGCCGCAGATGGGAGCGGACGTGCTGGGAGAAGGGGGGCTGTCGCAAGAGGGGTTTGCTTGTGGATTCATCTGAGATAGGGAAATAATCTGCTTTGAGCTCCTCTGAGCGAGTGTCTGCCGTGGGCTGGGACTGAGGGGCCCTGGgaagagcagggctgctggggagcGCGGCGCTGTTGGAGACGGACGGGGCAGGACTCTGGGAGGGCAGCGCTGCGCCTGATCCCAGCGCCGGTCTGTGGTGCTGGCGGAACGGGCAGAGCCGATACTGCGCCGGAGACCGTGGGAAAGCAGCTTCCGTGCCGGCTGCCTGCCTCGGACGAGTTGCCACACGCCTGCCGTGACTGCATGAGTTTGGGAAAACCTCTTGTGGGCTTGCTGGGACTCGGCCGGGGGGCGGAGGGCTgagcccaccccaccccaccccgtgCTCCTGGGCTGTTTAACCCGTCGGCTGGGTGTTGGGGGGCTGCCGTGGGAACACGGTGCCGCGTCTACGGCCGCGCCGGTCCTCTCTGGACGATGCCCTGTCGCGGGGTGGAAGAGTTGGCTGTGGAGATGAGCCGCTTCCCCAGATCTCAGTGTGCCCTTCCCTACTCTCTGTTTTAAATTCACTCGTGTGGTTTTGACCCCGCTTTCCCGCTGTCTCTGCAGCTCTCTTCCCTCCTGCTTCCTCACTGTGGTGGCTGGGCTGTTTCTCCCATGACTCTCTGCGCCTAgacctggctgccctgtgcctttGCCAATCAAACCCGAACCTCCTCCTCTGACAGGTCTGTATGGAACAAAACTGCCTTTCTCTGTCAAAATGTTGATTGTGGTGCTCTcacttgctgttttcttttgggggggggggggatgtctgAGGGGTCCAAGCCACTGCCTGCCCCTAGATTGGTGGGCCAGAGACCtcctgggaaggctgcagcatTGTGGGGGCCCTGGCCAGGACCtggagggtggtggtggggcttgTGGGGTCCTCTTTAGGGGGATCCTGTCCCACTTTGTACCCTCTCCTAGGCAGGAGGGAGCTGTGGAGCCTGGCAAACGGAAGCTGGGACGGCCGCCCACCACCACTTCACGTTACACCTCGCTCTCCTCACACTAGGGAGGAGGGAGCGGGATAAATAACACAACCATCTCCCTCTGTCGCTCCCCAAAGGAAACGGTGGGATTTGGGTTGGCGCTCGTTCTGCGAGACAACGTCCCGTGCTCTGCCCAGGTCTGGGATGTGCCTTCCTCTCCCGCTAGTGGCTGTGTGGGGCCCTTTCCACGTAGGAGAAGGCTTCCCACAGCCTGACGGGGGCCCTTATGAGGAGGGTGGGCTCCTCAGTGCACGACAGTTCTCCTGAACCTGGCTTGACCCCATATCTTCGGTGTGGGGTGGTGCAGGACTTGCTGCTGCCAAAATGCTGCTTCTCCAAGCTTAGATGTCAGTGGGGCCATCTGAGCCATGCCTGGAGCTGTGCTCCTCCAAGACCCCCTTCCCACGTTTCTGGTGGGTGGAAGTGGGTGTTGTCggcataagattttttttttcccctcgttcTGAGAATCTGTCTTAATGAAATCTATCTCTCTGACCTCTcgtctctcctcctttcttccccctaAATCACGTGCAGTGAAGAGAGTGGCTCCCCTCTGCTGggttatttttcttcccctcaccCTGACACCAAGCCGCCTTCACTTGTGCCTCCCTgcgccccccgccctgcccgtcCCGGGCACCCGTCACCCATGGACGACTCGGAAGTGGAGTCGACCGCCAGCATCCTTGCCTCTGTCAAGGAGCAGGAGGCGCAGTTCGAGAAGCTGACCCGGGCGCTCGAGGAGGAACGGCGCCATGTCTCTGCTCAGCTGGAACGAGTCCGGGTCTCCCCGCAGGATGCCAGCCCGGGCTTGGCCAACGGCACGCTCACCCGGCGGCACCAGGTAAAAAACCCCTTTGGCAGAGGCGGGTGCGGCGGCTCCCGGAGCCCCCATCCGCGCTGATCCTGCCTCAgtgggggcagccccgggccgggctcCTTTCCTTCAGCCCTCCTAGGATACGCGATACGGAGGAAGGCTTGGTTGGTCTTGTAACGCTGACGCTGCTGTACGCGTGTTGGAGCTGAGGGTGACCTGGGGATGTGCAGATCTACCTGGCAGTCAGAGTCTTTCTGAGGAGAGAGATTTGAGGGCATCTCAGGCTGTCTGTGTTTGGTACCTGGACATCTCTCCCCACCGCGCTTGGCTTCTTGGAAGGCCCAAACGCGGGGGCTGGTGTATAGTTGCGGGCGCGTGTCCGTCTCCCTCGTGTGGCAATGTTTCGCCAGGCTGGACCGGGCGACGGTTTGCGGTGCGTTGCACGCTCCTCGGCGGAGCTTGCTCTTTGGGAGCAAGATGTGGGGCGTGTTGGCAGGACGCTGGAGATGGCCTGCTCGAAGGCCTCGGGCTGACGGGAGAGGGAGGATATACGGGATCCCGGCAGGGAGAGGAGCGGCAGTCCAGTAACAGGCCTGCCGCGGTGATGTGCCTTTCAGAACGGCCGTTTCTTGGGCGATGCTGACCTGGAGAGGCAGAAGTACCCAGATCTGAAACTCAACGGGCCGCAGGTAAGGCGAGTCGAGCCCCCCTGGCCGTGGGCAGCCTGCCTGCCAGGGGAGGAAGGTCCcgggggctgcttggggcagggctggcagcgtCCCAACCCTGGTCTGGAGAGGGAGACTTCAGTGTACAAGTGTGGCCACCAGCCGACCCCGGGGGGGCCGTGGAGGCTTACtgccccccccttcctccctgttCCCCCAGGACCACAGCCACCTCTTGTACAGCACGATCCCCAGAATGCAGGACCCGGGCCAGATCGTGGAGGAGACCTACACCATGGAGGAGGACCCCGAAGGGGCCATGTCGGTCGTGTCCGTGGAGACATCGGACGACGGGACGACCCGACGCACAGAGACCACGGTACGAgcccggggcagggctgggatgggatggggtgttAGGGCGGTGATGACTGCCAGCTCGTTGTGCCGTGAGCTGAAAGGGGGTGTGAAACCACAGCAAGGTGCAGGGCTGGAGGTGGCATCTGGGGACACAGGTGTGGTAGGGGACAGGACTTCCTGACTGGAGTGTGCCCAATGTCCGTCCCTCCAGGTGAAGAAAGTGGTGAAGACTGTGACCACCCGGACAGTGCAGCAGGTCCCCGTGGGACCTGACGGGTTACCCTTGGAAACCTCCCCGGTCACCAGCAACTACGTCCAGACCATGGACAGGAACTTCCGCAAGAACGGCAACGGGGGCCCCGGCGGCTACCTGAGCCAGCCAGGCACGGCCACCCTCCCTCGCAACTACCACTACCCCGATGGCTACGGCCGCCCCTACGAGGACGGCTACCCAGGCAGCGACCACAGCTACGGCAGCCTGTCCCGCGTCACCCGCATCGACGAGCGCTATCGCCCCTCCATGGACACCTACCGGGCCCCCAGCCGCCAGGACGTCTACGGCCCCCAGCCCCAAGTGCGCGTTGGGGGCAGCAACATGGACCTCAACCACTTCCACCCGGAGCCGTACGGCCTGGAGGATGACCAGCGCAGCGTGGGCTTCGAAGATGTGGACTACGGGCTTATGTCCGACTACGGCACGGCCAGGCGGGCAGGGACCCCATCCGATCCCCGGCGTCGGCTCAGGTATCGGGGGCCCGGGCGCGTGGTGGTGGGCACGGGGCTGGGGGAGCGCTAGCACGGGATCCCCAcaacttcctcctcctcagaaGGATTGTGGAGTGCAGTGAGCTGAGTCACCTATGGCTCGTGCAGGAGAAAACTTGCACCCGCTCCTAATTGCGGGTTTAATTAGCGGTTAAAACTGGGTGCTAATTGAGCTGGTCGTCCTGCAGCGAGGAGTTCCACAGGGCGGTTGGACGTAGCTCCGGGCCCTTCCCTCTCCCGCGCTAACTGTTCTGCCAGCGGGATGGCAGGCTCCTGAGGGTGGGAGCTCTGCAGGTGGGATCAGGCACCGCAGAATCCATCTTGTGTCCTGTTTATCCCACTGGGAAGAGCGCCTGGTCCAGGCCGTGCGATGCAGCCCCATGTTGGGAGTAGCAGTAGCCACTACCAAGTTGGGAGCACCGGGCGGCCCCGGAGGAGCCTTTGTGCTGAGCTGCGGGCTGCGGCGAGCGAGGTTCAGCCCCGGGGAGCGTTCCTGCAGCACGGCCCTGTTGCTTGCGGGGCGGGAGAAGCTGCTTGACCTGTTTGGTGGCAAGCGGCTTCCCCCCCCCGGTTTGGCTGTGAGGGATCGGTGACTCCTCCGACTTGACTGCCGGCGTGACCGGCCTGCAGCTGCCCCCGGGATGCCGGAGGAGGGCCTTGGTGGTCCTTTCGCTGCCCCTTCGGAGGTGCTGGCAGGTGACCGGGGATATTGTGTGCCTCAGGCTGTGACTGCTGGGCTCCAGTGTCCTGCACCAAACGAGCGCTGATTTAAGCCTCCCAGCTTGCTCCACTCGCCGCCTGCACGGTGGGGCGAGGTTTAGGGAGAGGTGGGGCAGTGGGAGTGCGGCGAGGGTCCAGGCCTGGACTGCAGAGATGAGCTGGGGGCCATGTCAGGGAGCTGGGAGGGGTGTGTGTTTCCCGGGAAGGTCGGACAGGCTGATTACGGGCTCCCCGACCTCCTAGGGCCAAAACGGAGGCGGGAGGGAGAGACCCTGGGGAAGGGAGGTGCTCCCCGCCCCTGCCCGAGATCTGCCCGTCTCCAGACGCGCACTGTAAATCCACagtagctcttggctgctgcagtcGCTGAAGGAGGAGCCTCGTCCGCCCTCTCGGCTGGTGCCAGCGCGAGCGTTCCTGTTGCTGCGTTGAACCAGTCCGGGCGGTTGTTCACTCGGGTTGATTCCCAGCCTGCCTCGCCTCGCGGAGCTGGTGTCACTGGAGGAGAAGAGGGCAAGGCAGCCGCCCCTGCCACCCACGCTGACTCGAGCGGCTCCGAAAAGCCAGCGTTGGCAGTTTGGAGCCCGCGGCCTTCGTGGCCGGTCCCACTGCGAGCGGCTTGGCCGGAAGGGGTTAAACAGGCGTGCCTGCCTTGGGGCTGTGGAGGGGAGCGACTGCCAGAAGGCAGGAGTCCAGCTGAGGCGGAAGGCTCCGGCTTGCAAACCCTCCCTGGCTTCGTGTCCTGTCCGGTGCGGGGGCAGGAGCCCTCCCTGGATAGCCCGGTCTGCGCGGCTCTGCTTGCGAGACCCTGAGGTCTCCGCTGGCCGAGTGGCAGCCACTTTCCGTCTGTCCCTCCAGGCCTCGAGGGAAAGGAGTTGGATGAGTTAGGTGGAGGCAGGCGTAGGGGAGAGGCACGGCATTGTGGGGGCTTGGGATCCTCGGGGACTGGGGGCACGTTTGAGGGAGAAGGGGCcgtctccccctccccatgcggGCCGATAATGATCGCAGCAATCTGTGGAATCCAGGCGCTGTTGAGCTTGGCTTGGCCCCTGCCTTCTCAGTTACCGTCCTCGCTCCGCCGCCTGCTTCGTCGGAACGGGCGGGATCAGCATCCCCCCTGCCTCCGAGATGTTTGTCTTGAGCAGCGGCCTGGCCGTTAATGACTTCCTTCAGGGAGGCAGCGTGCCAGGCGCACGGGAGACGAGGGAGCGCGTTGAGCCGAATCCCTCTCGTGCGGCTCTTCTCGGGGCTCCCTGCCTGCCCGGGAGGTGGAAGGGAGCTCCAGCCCCGCTGGAGGACATGCTTCACCCACCCTTGCTACCCCCATCTGCTCTTGGATGGGGTCGCGGGGGCGGATCTGGCACTGACTCGCCTCCCCTTCGGGGCGCTCCGGCCTTGGCCGACCTCGATCCCGTGCCGCGGGCCGTGTCGACAAGCGTCGGGCGGCTCGTTTGCCGCGCTGGCAGCGGTGAGCCGCGTCTGGCTCCTGCCTCCTTCTGCTGCCGTCCCCGGGGGCCTGGGGCGGTCTCGCCGGTCGGCACGAAGCGTCGAGTGCGGCGCCTCGCGGCAGCAAGGGGCAGCTCCCCGGAGAGGCCGGACTCCTCGGCATCTCTCGGTCGCCAGGCCGCGTGACCGTGGCCAGCAGTACGTTGCCCGTGGAGACAGCCCGCGGCGGGCCTAGCGGCCTCCCGCGCTGCCACCATCCATAAGGGCTGAATTTCCCCCTCTGGATGGGGGAAAGATTATATTTAACGGGCGGACTTACTAGTGAGGACAAAAACGAGGCAAGAAGCAGAGCCTCTAAGTGTGTGCTTGTGTTGGGGGGCACCAGGGATGTCTCCCCCGCATCCTGGGGGCCTCTGCTCCCTTGCCGTGCCCACTTAGCGAGGGTGTAGCAGGCTGGCTTGCGTGAGGCACTTAAGCTGACCAAAGCCCCGGGGAGCTCTCGAGTTCCTTGTCCTGGCTCCTTGGTGCGGTATGAACTTGCCCTCTAGCGGCCATGAGCCCAAATATTTATTCTTGCCTCTGCATGGGCAGGCCGAGCTTTGGGACTGGGTGATGCCTCTGTAGAGCTTCTGCGGAGGTCAGGATTGCGCGTCTGACCCAAAGCCAAATccggcagggagggaagggagcggAATTGCTGCTAGGACTGTCCCCTTCTGCTGGGGAGGCTCCTGCTTCCTGAGCTCTCCTAGGGATGCTTCACAGGGAGGCTCCTGCCGGGAAGGTGCCACgaggctgctctgcagcctgcctCCATCCCATCTTCCGATGGGTCAAGGCGGGCACAGCATCCCGCAGGTCTAGGGCTCGTGCTGACGCTGGCTGTCCCCTCTCCTAGGAGTTACGAAGACATGCTGGTGGACGAAGTGGCCCCTGACCGGTACTACTGGGCCCCCTTGGCTCAGCACGAGCGGGGCAGCTTGGCCAGCCTGGACAGCCTGCGTAagggggccccggccccgggcaacTGGCGCCAGCCGGAGCTGCCGGAGGTCATAGCCATGCTGAGTTTCCGGCTGGACGCCGTCAAGTCCAACGCGGCCGCCTACCTGCAGCACCTCTGCTACCGCAACGACAAGGTGAAGACGGAGGTGCGCAAGCTGAAGGGCATTCCCGTGCTGGTGGGATTGCTGGACCACCCCAAGAAGGAGGTGCATTACGGGGCCTGTGGGGCCCTCAAGAACATCTCCTTTGGCAAGGACCAAGACAACAAGATCGCCATCAAGAACTGCGATGGGGTACCTGCCCTGGTGCGCCTGTTGCGAAAGGCCCATGACATGGACCTCACGGAGGTGATCACAGGTAACTGCTccggggaggaaaggagggactGGTCCTTCGGGTGAGGGGTACGCAGTGCAGGTCTTGTGTCCTCGTGGTCTGACCCAGCGCCTCCCTTGTGTGGCACTGCAGGAACGCTGTGGAATCTGTCCTCGCACGACTCCATCAAGATGGCCATCGTGGATCACGCGCTGCATGCCCTGACCGATGAGGTGGTCATTCCCCGCTCGGGCTGGGAGCGGGAGCCCAATGAGGACTCAAAACCCCGCCATATCGAGTGGGAATCTGTGCTCACTAACACCGCTGGCTGCCTTAGGTACG
This window of the Dromaius novaehollandiae isolate bDroNov1 chromosome 5, bDroNov1.hap1, whole genome shotgun sequence genome carries:
- the CTNND1 gene encoding catenin delta-1 isoform X3 yields the protein MDDSEVESTASILASVKEQEAQFEKLTRALEEERRHVSAQLERVRVSPQDASPGLANGTLTRRHQNGRFLGDADLERQKYPDLKLNGPQDHSHLLYSTIPRMQDPGQIVEETYTMEEDPEGAMSVVSVETSDDGTTRRTETTVKKVVKTVTTRTVQQVPVGPDGLPLETSPVTSNYVQTMDRNFRKNGNGGPGGYLSQPGTATLPRNYHYPDGYGRPYEDGYPGSDHSYGSLSRVTRIDERYRPSMDTYRAPSRQDVYGPQPQVRVGGSNMDLNHFHPEPYGLEDDQRSVGFEDVDYGLMSDYGTARRAGTPSDPRRRLRSYEDMLVDEVAPDRYYWAPLAQHERGSLASLDSLRKGAPAPGNWRQPELPEVIAMLSFRLDAVKSNAAAYLQHLCYRNDKVKTEVRKLKGIPVLVGLLDHPKKEVHYGACGALKNISFGKDQDNKIAIKNCDGVPALVRLLRKAHDMDLTEVITGTLWNLSSHDSIKMAIVDHALHALTDEVVIPRSGWEREPNEDSKPRHIEWESVLTNTAGCLRNVSSERSEARRKLRECDGLVDALIYIVQSEIGQKDSDSKLVENCVCLLRNLSYQVHREIPHAERYQETPLAPANNTGPHAASCFGAKKGKDEWFSRGKKAPEDLGADTVDFPKRTTPAKGYELLFQPEVVRIYISLLKESKTPAILEASAGAIQNLCAGRWTYGRCIRSALRQEKGLSAIADLLTNDSERVVKAASGALRNLAVDLRNKELIGKHAIPNLVKNLPGGQQTPAKNLSEDTVVSILNTINEVIVDNLEAAKKLRETQGIEKLVLINKSGNRSEREVRAAALVLQTVWGYKELRKPLEKEGWKKSDFQVNLSNTSRTQGGNSFDDSTLPLIDRNQKADKKSSREEIQMSNMGPDNYSTLNERDHSRTLERSGDLGDMEPVKAAPLMEEGQESQPEVEEAEEDAAMSYPVSKI
- the CTNND1 gene encoding catenin delta-1 isoform X5, producing the protein MDDSEVESTASILASVKEQEAQFEKLTRALEEERRHVSAQLERVRVSPQDASPGLANGTLTRRHQNGRFLGDADLERQKYPDLKLNGPQDHSHLLYSTIPRMQDPGQIVEETYTMEEDPEGAMSVVSVETSDDGTTRRTETTVKKVVKTVTTRTVQQVPVGPDGLPLETSPVTSNYVQTMDRNFRKNGNGGPGGYLSQPGTATLPRNYHYPDGYGRPYEDGYPGSDHSYGSLSRVTRIDERYRPSMDTYRAPSRQDVYGPQPQVRVGGSNMDLNHFHPEPYGLEDDQRSVGFEDVDYGLMSDYGTARRAGTPSDPRRRLRSYEDMLVDEVAPDRYYWAPLAQHERGSLASLDSLRKGAPAPGNWRQPELPEVIAMLSFRLDAVKSNAAAYLQHLCYRNDKVKTEVRKLKGIPVLVGLLDHPKKEVHYGACGALKNISFGKDQDNKIAIKNCDGVPALVRLLRKAHDMDLTEVITGTLWNLSSHDSIKMAIVDHALHALTDEVVIPRSGWEREPNEDSKPRHIEWESVLTNTAGCLRNVSSERSEARRKLRECDGLVDALIYIVQSEIGQKDSDSKLVENCVCLLRNLSYQVHREIPHAERYQETPLAPANNTGPHAASCFGAKKGKDEWFSRGKKAPEDLGADTVDFPKRTTPAKGYELLFQPEVVRIYISLLKESKTPAILEASAGAIQNLCAGRWTYGRCIRSALRQEKGLSAIADLLTNDSERVVKAASGALRNLAVDLRNKELIGKHAIPNLVKNLPGGQQTPAKNLSEDTVVSILNTINEVIVDNLEAAKKLRETQGIEKLVLINKSGNRSEREVRAAALVLQTVWGYKELRKPLEKEGWKKSDFQVNLSNTSRTQGGNSFDDSTLPLIDRNQKADKKSSREEIQMSNMGPDNYSTLNERDHSRTLERSGDLGDMEPVKAAPLMQKI
- the CTNND1 gene encoding catenin delta-1 isoform X6, whose protein sequence is MDDSEVESTASILASVKEQEAQFEKLTRALEEERRHVSAQLERVRVSPQDASPGLANGTLTRRHQNGRFLGDADLERQKYPDLKLNGPQDHSHLLYSTIPRMQDPGQIVEETYTMEEDPEGAMSVVSVETSDDGTTRRTETTVKKVVKTVTTRTVQQVPVGPDGLPLETSPVTSNYVQTMDRNFRKNGNGGPGGYLSQPGTATLPRNYHYPDGYGRPYEDGYPGSDHSYGSLSRVTRIDERYRPSMDTYRAPSRQDVYGPQPQVRVGGSNMDLNHFHPEPYGLEDDQRSVGFEDVDYGLMSDYGTARRAGTPSDPRRRLRSYEDMLVDEVAPDRYYWAPLAQHERGSLASLDSLRKGAPAPGNWRQPELPEVIAMLSFRLDAVKSNAAAYLQHLCYRNDKVKTEVRKLKGIPVLVGLLDHPKKEVHYGACGALKNISFGKDQDNKIAIKNCDGVPALVRLLRKAHDMDLTEVITGTLWNLSSHDSIKMAIVDHALHALTDEVVIPRSGWEREPNEDSKPRHIEWESVLTNTAGCLRNVSSERSEARRKLRECDGLVDALIYIVQSEIGQKDSDSKLVENCVCLLRNLSYQVHREIPHAERYQETPLAPANNTGPHAASCFGAKKGKDEWFSRGKKAPEDLGADTVDFPKRTTPAKGYELLFQPEVVRIYISLLKESKTPAILEASAGAIQNLCAGRWTYGRCIRSALRQEKGLSAIADLLTNDSERVVKAASGALRNLAVDLRNKELIGKHAIPNLVKNLPGGQQTPAKNLSEDTVVSILNTINEVIVDNLEAAKKLRETQGIEKLVLINKSGNRSEREVRAAALVLQTVWGYKELRKPLEKEGWKKSDFQVNLSNTSRTQGGNSFDDSTLPLIDRNQKADKKSSREEIQMSNMGPDNYSTLNERDHSRTLERSGDLGDMEPVKAAPLMKI
- the CTNND1 gene encoding catenin delta-1 isoform X2: MDDSEVESTASILASVKEQEAQFEKLTRALEEERRHVSAQLERVRVSPQDASPGLANGTLTRRHQNGRFLGDADLERQKYPDLKLNGPQDHSHLLYSTIPRMQDPGQIVEETYTMEEDPEGAMSVVSVETSDDGTTRRTETTVKKVVKTVTTRTVQQVPVGPDGLPLETSPVTSNYVQTMDRNFRKNGNGGPGGYLSQPGTATLPRNYHYPDGYGRPYEDGYPGSDHSYGSLSRVTRIDERYRPSMDTYRAPSRQDVYGPQPQVRVGGSNMDLNHFHPEPYGLEDDQRSVGFEDVDYGLMSDYGTARRAGTPSDPRRRLRSYEDMLVDEVAPDRYYWAPLAQHERGSLASLDSLRKGAPAPGNWRQPELPEVIAMLSFRLDAVKSNAAAYLQHLCYRNDKVKTEVRKLKGIPVLVGLLDHPKKEVHYGACGALKNISFGKDQDNKIAIKNCDGVPALVRLLRKAHDMDLTEVITGTLWNLSSHDSIKMAIVDHALHALTDEVVIPRSGWEREPNEDSKPRHIEWESVLTNTAGCLRNVSSERSEARRKLRECDGLVDALIYIVQSEIGQKDSDSKLVENCVCLLRNLSYQVHREIPHAERYQETPLAPANNTGPHAASCFGAKKGKDEWFSRGKKAPEDLGADTVDFPKRTTPAKGYELLFQPEVVRIYISLLKESKTPAILEASAGAIQNLCAGRWTYGRCIRSALRQEKGLSAIADLLTNDSERVVKAASGALRNLAVDLRNKELIGKHAIPNLVKNLPGGQQTPAKNLSEDTVVSILNTINEVIVDNLEAAKKLRETQGIEKLVLINKSGNRSEREVRAAALVLQTVWGYKELRKPLEKEGWKKSDFQVNLSNTSRTQGGNSFDDSTLPLIDRNQKADKKSSREEIQMSNMGPDNYSTLNERDHSRTLERSGDLGDMEPVKAAPLMEEGQESQPEVEEAEEDAAMSYPVSQKI
- the CTNND1 gene encoding catenin delta-1 isoform X4, whose amino-acid sequence is MDDSEVESTASILASVKEQEAQFEKLTRALEEERRHVSAQLERVRVSPQDASPGLANGTLTRRHQNGRFLGDADLERQKYPDLKLNGPQDHSHLLYSTIPRMQDPGQIVEETYTMEEDPEGAMSVVSVETSDDGTTRRTETTVKKVVKTVTTRTVQQVPVGPDGLPLETSPVTSNYVQTMDRNFRKNGNGGPGGYLSQPGTATLPRNYHYPDGYGRPYEDGYPGSDHSYGSLSRVTRIDERYRPSMDTYRAPSRQDVYGPQPQVRVGGSNMDLNHFHPEPYGLEDDQRSVGFEDVDYGLMSDYGTARRAGTPSDPRRRLRSYEDMLVDEVAPDRYYWAPLAQHERGSLASLDSLRKGAPAPGNWRQPELPEVIAMLSFRLDAVKSNAAAYLQHLCYRNDKVKTEVRKLKGIPVLVGLLDHPKKEVHYGACGALKNISFGKDQDNKIAIKNCDGVPALVRLLRKAHDMDLTEVITGTLWNLSSHDSIKMAIVDHALHALTDEVVIPRSGWEREPNEDSKPRHIEWESVLTNTAGCLRNVSSERSEARRKLRECDGLVDALIYIVQSEIGQKDSDSKLVENCVCLLRNLSYQVHREIPHAERYQETPLAPANNTGPHAASCFGAKKGKGKKAPEDLGADTVDFPKRTTPAKGYELLFQPEVVRIYISLLKESKTPAILEASAGAIQNLCAGRWTYGRCIRSALRQEKGLSAIADLLTNDSERVVKAASGALRNLAVDLRNKELIGKHAIPNLVKNLPGGQQTPAKNLSEDTVVSILNTINEVIVDNLEAAKKLRETQGIEKLVLINKSGNRSEREVRAAALVLQTVWGYKELRKPLEKEGWKKSDFQVNLSNTSRTQGGNSFDDSTLPLIDRNQKADKKSSREEIQMSNMGPDNYSTLNERDHSRTLERSGDLGDMEPVKAAPLMEEGQESQPEVEEAEEDAAMSYPVSQKI
- the CTNND1 gene encoding catenin delta-1 isoform X1, with product MDDSEVESTASILASVKEQEAQFEKLTRALEEERRHVSAQLERVRVSPQDASPGLANGTLTRRHQNGRFLGDADLERQKYPDLKLNGPQDHSHLLYSTIPRMQDPGQIVEETYTMEEDPEGAMSVVSVETSDDGTTRRTETTVKKVVKTVTTRTVQQVPVGPDGLPLETSPVTSNYVQTMDRNFRKNGNGGPGGYLSQPGTATLPRNYHYPDGYGRPYEDGYPGSDHSYGSLSRVTRIDERYRPSMDTYRAPSRQDVYGPQPQVRVGGSNMDLNHFHPEPYGLEDDQRSVGFEDVDYGLMSDYGTARRAGTPSDPRRRLRSYEDMLVDEVAPDRYYWAPLAQHERGSLASLDSLRKGAPAPGNWRQPELPEVIAMLSFRLDAVKSNAAAYLQHLCYRNDKVKTEVRKLKGIPVLVGLLDHPKKEVHYGACGALKNISFGKDQDNKIAIKNCDGVPALVRLLRKAHDMDLTEVITGTLWNLSSHDSIKMAIVDHALHALTDEVVIPRSGWEREPNEDSKPRHIEWESVLTNTAGCLRNVSSERSEARRKLRECDGLVDALIYIVQSEIGQKDSDSKLVENCVCLLRNLSYQVHREIPHAERYQETPLAPANNTGPHAASCFGAKKGKDEWFSRGKKAPEDLGADTVDFPKRTTPAKGYELLFQPEVVRIYISLLKESKTPAILEASAGAIQNLCAGRWTYGRCIRSALRQEKGLSAIADLLTNDSERVVKAASGALRNLAVDLRNKELIGKHAIPNLVKNLPGGQQTPAKNLSEDTVVSILNTINEVIVDNLEAAKKLRETQGIEKLVLINKSGNRSEREVRAAALVLQTVWGYKELRKPLEKEGWKKSDFQVNLSNTSRTQGGNSFDDSTLPLIDRNQKADKKSSREEIQMSNMGPDNYSTLNERDHSRTLERSGDLGDMEPVKAAPLMEEGQESQPEVEEAEEDAAMSYPVSVCPAVPCPI